A window of Diospyros lotus cultivar Yz01 chromosome 14, ASM1463336v1, whole genome shotgun sequence contains these coding sequences:
- the LOC127790813 gene encoding uncharacterized protein LOC127790813 → MPPDSTTRTRMGKLCEMCGDPGVPSLLLTCPQCKLSCQHFYCLKTYGKGAPNVWVCDECEAASMMPPTSVKGNLPEAFMPNSDMVEQDNTCSKGGNKVLKRDKIVKTGKVIYLPAQEVIMLSSRASKIQTPPRSNMYSSARPSNIVGSTPARVPVKPMAAPPKSLLQKVKANPTSPPSIRLPPSHIQFRINSADRQQIIQRQKDPTEKNASQTPRKKHIHVGRTQDAPVPYGREENLASKPSFASSTVTPYPLITNSGVEDGIVKTKNSLAENDDQTDIQPNAQKCFLPALDSSWKGSFEIFDSVSLNELNYCFEAHPPSKVRRKVYEFSKRMPKALQFKLLPRYDIWADIFQDECPHEDDIGLYFFSSGAQRSANYIFLSELMEAKDLVMKSYMYGVELWVFPSKLLPAKSQRWNEEYFLWGIFRCIKKDEAAYKLNEELPRLVQPSDCTPDNQAGRSGEMSGLKENDMDCSAPLPLPEAEKQRIQDFPPGFETIYRLKQIQKMLRR, encoded by the exons GGTAAACTTTGTGAAATGTGTGGAGATCCTGGTGTTCCCTCTTTGCTCCTAACTTGCCCTCAGTGCAAATTATCTTGTCAACATTT tTACTGCTTGAAAACTTATGGCAAGGGTGCCCCGAATGTTTGGGTTTGTGATGAATGTGAAGCTGCAAGTATGATGCCACCAACGTCTGTAAAGGGAAACTTGCCTGAGGCATTTATGCCAAACTCTGATATGGTGGAGCAGGACAATACATGTTCAAAAGGTGGTAACAAAGTTCTCAAACGGGACAAGATTGTTAAAACTGGGAAGGTTATATATCTTCCTGCTCAAGAAGTGATCATGCTTTCTTCAAGAGCCAGCAAAATTCAAACCCCTCCAAGAAGTAATATGTACTCAAGTGCAAGGCCATCAAATATTGTGGGATCTACACCTGCAAGGGTTCCTGTCAAGCCCATGGCAGCACCACCTAAATCCTTGCTACAGAAGGTCAAAGCAAATCCTACTTCTCCACCTTCAATACGTTTGCCTCCCTCACATATCCAATTTCGGATCAATTCAGCAGATCGGCAACAAATAATTCAAAGACAAAAGGATCCCACAG AAAAGAATGCCTCTCAAACTCCAAGGAAGAAACATATTCATGTGGGACGGACTCAAGATGCACCTGTGCCTTATGGACGTGAAGAAAATTTGGCTTCTAAACCATCATTTGCATCCTCTACTGTGACTCCATATCCACTCATAACAAATTCAG GTGTTGAGGATGGCATTGTAAAAACCAAGAATTCTCTTGCTGAGAATGATGACCAAACAGATATTCAGCCTAATGCTCAGAAATGCTTCCTACCTGCACTAGATTCATCTTGGAA AGGAAGCTTCGAAATTTTTGACTCCGTCAGCCTTAATGAACTCAATTATTGTTTTGAGGCTCATCCTCCATCTAAAGTTCGTCGTAAAGTTTATGAGTTCTCAAAAAGAATGCCTAAAGCTCTCCAATTTAAACTGCTTCCCCGTTACGATATCTGGGCTGATATATTTCAGGATGAGTGCCCTCACGAGGATGATATAGGACTGTACTTTTTCTCTAGTGGTGCTCAGAG ATCTGCCAACTATATCTTCCTATCAGAGTTAATGGAGGCCAAAGACCTGGTGATGAAAAGTTATATGTATGGAGTGGAGTTATGGGTCTTTCCTTCAAAACTTCTGCCTGCTAAATCTCAGA GATGGAACGAGGAATATTTTCTCTGGGGAATCTTCCGATGTATCAAAAAGGATGAGGCTGCATATAAGCTTAATGAGGAACTCCCTCGTTTAGTCCAGCCTTCAGATTGTACACCAGACAATCAGGCTGGTAGGAGTGGGGAGATGTCTGGGTTGAAGGAAAACGATATGGATTGTTCTGCTCCGTTGCCCCTCCCAGAAGCTGAGAAACAACGTATTCAGGACTTCCCTCCAGGCTTTGAGACGATTTATAGGCTGAAGCAGATCCAGAAAATGCTTAGAAGATGA